A region from the Branchiostoma lanceolatum isolate klBraLanc5 unplaced genomic scaffold, klBraLanc5.hap2 Scaffold_80, whole genome shotgun sequence genome encodes:
- the LOC136426151 gene encoding uncharacterized protein: MDDDENREGLVSHVPSAPALLTRAHVPSATALLTRVNAPSATALLTRAHVASAPALLTRVNVPSAPALLTRAHVASAPALLTRAHVASALALLTRAHVASAPALLTRAHIASATALLTRAHIASALALLTRAHVASAPALLTRAHIASATALLTRAHVASALALLTRAHVALATALLTRVNVLSAPALLTRAHVASALALLTRAHVALATALLTRVNVPSATALLTRAHVASAPALLTRAHIASALALLTRAHVASAPALLTRAHVASAPALLTRAHVASAPALLTQAHVASAPALLTRTFSSRPPHTSPRTFSYWYRHSHTSEHAYTFTARHTHTNSVQDDSPVVPVEG, translated from the exons ATGGACGACGACGAGAA TCGTGAAGGTTTAGTCTCACACGTACCTTCAGCTCCCGCCCTACTCACACGAGCGCACGTACCTTCAGCTAccgccctcctcacacgagTGAACGCGCCTTCAGCTAccgccctcctcacacgagcGCACGTAGCTTCAGCTcccgccctcctcacacgagTGAATGTGCCTTCAGCTcccgccctcctcacacgagcGCACGTAGCTTCAGCTcccgccctcctcacacgagcGCACGTAGCTTCAGCTCTcgccctcctcacacgagcGCACGTAGCTTCAGCTcccgccctcctcacacgagcGCACATAGCTTCAGCTAccgccctcctcacacgagcGCACATAGCTTCAGCTCTcgccctcctcacacgagcGCACGTAGCTTCAGCTcccgccctcctcacacgagcGCACATAGCTTCAGCTAccgccctcctcacacgagcGCACGTAGCTTCAGCTCTcgccctcctcacacgagcGCACGTAGCTTTAGCTAccgccctcctcacacgagTGAATGTGCTTTCAGCTcccgccctcctcacacgagcGCACGTAGCTTCAGCTCTcgccctcctcacacgagcGCACGTAGCTTTAGCTAccgccctcctcacacgagTGAATGTGCCTTCAGCTAccgccctcctcacacgagcGCACGTAGCTTCAGCTcccgccctcctcacacgagcGCACATAGCTTCAGCTCTcgccctcctcacacgagcGCACGTAGCTTCAGCTcccgccctcctcacacgagcGCACGTAGCTTCAGCTcccgccctcctcacacgagcGCACGTAGCTTCAGCTCCCGCCCTCCTCACACAAGCGCACGTAGCTTCAGCTCCCGCCCTCCTCACACGTACCTTCAGCTcccgccctcctcacacgagcCCACGTACCTTTAGCTACTGGTACCGCCATTCTCACACGAGCGAACATGCCTACACGTTCACTGCtagacatacacatacaaattcaGTGCAAGACGATTCTCCGGTGGTGCCTGTTGAAGGCTAG
- the LOC136426149 gene encoding mesoderm induction early response protein 1-like isoform X3, translating to MLIDEIDDEQTLEEEEAQDSGDSNEVAELEKEGDMPLEQLLAMYGYSDDGPHPPSSDGEPDFPPPDLTLDKEQIARDLLPHETPEDREASSSLEFLSRLDGEGEANHRTLRPRTNGEGYSEDDDEDDEDYVPADDWKKDIQVGPDYQAKVPAGLSAYDESKPVPYDSEDRLLWDPTQLEDKQVESYLDEYASLAPGSPGMGAVPAGGHVRDDEQALFLLMQCEGDFQEALRRKRMQSVSPATEESLWSEEDCRNFESGLRMYGKDFHMIQKTRLPMKSVGDLVHFYYLWKKTERHDMFANHARLGKKKYNFHPGVTDYMDRLLDESESQASSRASSPNFSSSLKHKHLLSSMGSSGSGYIPSLADFNTGTPTIPVIDPNLATSSAGGFDLDGLGIQALSSLLNNDLGGNDLLEGQPLKKFKSDPEANGGLHASSRANHIFDGGEGGGKQGHEVTFTGISTAAMATISSSGLHTESLLMTSALRPSTAKSVESCSQ from the exons ATGCTGATCGATGAGATCGACGATGAGCAGAcgctggaggaggaggaggcacAGGACAGCGGCGACAGCAACGAGGTCGCCGAGCTGGAGAAG GAGGGTGACATGCCGTTGGAACAGCTGCTGGCCATGTATGGCTATTCCGATGACGGGCCGCACCCCCCCAGCAGTGACGGGGAGCCTGACTTCCCGCCGCCGGACCTGACGCTAGACAAGGAGCAGATTGCCCGCGACCTCCTGCCGCACGAGACGCCCGAGGACCGCGAAGCCTCGTCTTCGCTCGAGTTCTTATCCAGGCTGGACGGGGAGGGGGAAGCAAACCACAGGACGTTAAGAC CGAGAACCAATGGGGAAGGGTACTCTGAAgacgatgatgaggatgatgaagaTTATGTCCCTGCTGACGACTGGAAGAAG GATATCCAGGTGGGGCCGGACTACCAGGCCAAAGTCCCGGCCGGCCTGTCTGCGTACGACGAGTCCAAACCCGTCCCGTACGACAGCGAGGACAGGCTGCTGTGGGACCCAACCCAGCTGGAGGACAAGCAGG TGGAAAGCTACCTGGACGAGTACGCCTCCCTGGCCCCGGGGTCTCCGGGAATGGGCGCGGTCCCGGCTGGGGGCCATGTACGGGACGACGAACAG GCGCTGTTCCTGTTGATGCAGTGTGAAGGTGACTTCCAGGAGGCGCTCAGAAGGAAAAGGATGCAGTCCGTCAGCCCTGCCA CTGAGGAGAGTTTGTGGTCAGAGGAAGACTGTCGGAACTTTGAGAGTGGGCTGAGGATGTACGGCAAGGATTTCCACATGATACAGAAAACCAGG ctgcCGATGAAGTCCGTGGGGGACCTGGTCCATTTTTACTACCTGTGGAAGAAGACGGAGAGACACGACATGTTCGCCAACCACGCCCGGCTCGGCAAGAAGAAGTACAACTTCCACCCCGGCGTGAC GGACTACATGGACAGGCTACTGGATGAGAGCGAGAGCCAGGCCTCATCACGAGCCTCCAGCCCAAACTTCAGCTCCAGTCTGAAGCACAAACATCTGCTCAGCAGCATGGGCTCCAGCGGGTCGGGTTACATCCCCTCACTCGCCGACTTTAACACAG GCACCCCAACGATCCCTGTCATCGACCCCAACCTGGCGACCTCCAGCGCAGGTGGATTTGACCTTGACGGGCTGGGAATCCAGGCGCTCAGCTCCCTACTTAACAACGACCTTGGGGGAAATGACCTCCTGGAAGGACAGCCGCTGAAAAAGTTCAAGTCCGACCCGGAGGCGAACGGGGGTTTACACGCGAGCTCCCGTGCTAACCACATATTtgacggtggggaggggggtggcaaGCAAGGTCATGAAGTGACCTTTACAGGGATCAGCAcggctgccatggcaaccatctCGTCCTCCGGGCTGCACACGGAGAGCCTGCTGATGACGAGTGCGCTGCGGCCCAGCACAGCCAAGAGTGTGGAGTCCTGCAGTCAGTAA
- the LOC136426150 gene encoding dynein axonemal intermediate chain 4-like isoform X2 — protein MSASAKGRSKAPSMAGGAPQKSMLRSTFQHTKSSMMVGSTRSQVAGSSSKKSVVLDDGKGGVTQRSKGPNVVVLDDAGNDVTPQPLLAVDPNAPHHTQSKLFGQGGTDSSSVGTPTDFMSQASIYQTGTGTASVFGAPFSRSVMGSVSRISGQSTATDQSFGDEISEAGSHDLAPGLSSVKTRREEVKEVLTEADLDLSVPIRLTESDTIWILDLVGTCVANDSENADGIRARNEKYKELCKNRVGNDRYMERGMQTFNDAPKNKEVQAEKVELIDTGINASEWDMHDTYQDLAAKDKEKSGEADADQDLISRPTSKKADLEETSVEGSMRQGSALSGQSGRESRASLMGSSMQVSQFEIAETPAPPALPEKDGTVDGVIDDADHPLLKTESLQHDLFVMERVVVQNIFQPKQAAYRGMDELTDVDREVPDEPPPTAGSMSITQMGPNLERLWIYHCELTDGRNVSCLSWNKANPDLIAVGYGQFGFNDQKGGLACCWSLKNPKYPERVYHCALGVVSMDFSYQNPSLLAVGLYDGTVAIYNVRSQEDSPVLDSFENAGKHSAPVWQLKWVERDRGAHGDERGEVLVSVSADGRVVQWSIRKGLEASDLMKLKRTAVKQTGAGKGKEGSKKSEGLIFRFAPGLCFDFSAKDPNIYLAGTEEGHIHKCSCSYNEQYLDSYAGHTGPVYKITWSPFAPDIFLSCSADWSVRLWSHDMTSPAINFFSSTRSVYDVCWSPSSSTVFGCVNEGAVEIWDLSVSTLDPIIVNVPNPGIKLSCISFTLNSDCVLVGASDGQVTVYKLKCMQPTPDNQGGALRDIIQATMASQLQSTGKAGKKKGSGE, from the exons ATGTCAGCGTCAGCCAAGGGAAGGAGTAAGGCGCCCAGCATGGCAGG ggGTGCTCCCCAGAAGAGCATGCTCCGCAGCACGTTCCAGCACACCAAGAGCTCCATGATGGTGGGCTCCACGCGCAGCCAGGTCGCAGGGTCAAGCAGCAAGAAGAGCGTGGTGTTGGATGATGGGAAGGGTGGGGTGACGCAGCGCAGCAAGGGGCCAAATGTGGTTGTCCTTGATGATGCGGGGAACGACGTGACGCCCCAGCCGCTGCTGGCCGTGGACCCGAACGCGCCGCATCACACGCAGAGCAAGCTGTTCGGGCAGGGCGGCACCGACTCATCATCTGTGGGAACT cccACTGACTTCATGTCGCAGGCTTCCATCTACCAGACTGGCACAGGAACGGCCAGCGTGTTCGGCGCTCCTTTCTCCAG GTCGGTGATGGGCAGCGTCTCTCGGATCTCCGGACAGTCCACAGCAACAGACCAGTCCTTCGGCGACGAGATCTCGGAGGCGGGATCCCACGACCTTGCCCCTGGGCTGTCCA gtGTGAAGACGCGGCGTGAGGAAGTGAAGGAGGTTCTGACGGAGGCAGATCTGGATCTCTCAGTGCCGATCCGGCTGACGGAGAGCGATACGATCTGGATCCTGGATCTGGTCGGGACGTGCGTAGCCAACGACAGCGAGAACGCCGACGGGATCCGGGCCAGGAATGAGAAGTACAAGGAG CTGTGTAAGAACCGTGTAGGGAACGACCGATACATGGAGAGGGGCATGCAGACCTTCAACGATGCACCGAAGAACAAGGAGGTGCAGGCGGAGAAAGTGGAGCTGATC GACACGGGCATCAATGCCTCCGAGTGGGACATGCATGACACTTATCAGGACCTGGCAGCTAAAGACAAGG AAAAGTCCGGAGAGGCGGATGCGGACCAGGACCTGATCAGCCGACCCACCAGCAAGAAGGCCGACCTGGAGGAGACTTCTGTGGAGGGGTCGATGCGGCAAGGGTCGGCTCTGTCGGGGCAAAGTGGGAGGG AGAGCCGTGCCAGCCTGATGGggtccagcatgcaggtgtcgCAGTTCGAGATTGCGGAGACGCCCGCGCCGCCAGCGCTGCCAGAGAAGGACGGAACCGTTGATGGGGTCATCGATGATGCCGACCATCCCCTCCTCAAG ACGGAGAGCCTGCAGCACGACTTGTTTGTCATGGAGAGGGTCGTGGTGCAGAACATCTTCCAGCCCAAACAGGCAGCGTACAGAGGCATGGACGAGctcacag acGTGGACCGTGAGGTTCCGGACGAGCCCCCTCCCACGGCCGGCTCCATGTCCATCACACAGATGGGCCCCAACCTGGAGCGGCTCTGGATCTACCACTGCGAGCTGACGGACGGCAGGAACGTCAGCTGCCTGTCCTGGAACAAGGCGAACCCG GACCTGATCGCCGTGGGTTACGGCCAGTTTGGGTTCAACGACCAGAAAGGCGGGCTGGCCTGCTGCTGGTCTCTCAAGAACCCCAAG TACCCAGAGAGAGTGTACCACTGTGCCTTGGGGGTGGTCAGCATGGACTTCTCCTACCAGAACCCCAGTCTGCTGGCC GTGGGGCTGTACGACGGaactgttgccatctacaatgTGAGGAGCCAGGAGGACTCACCTGTGCTGGACAGCTT tgagAACGCAGGGAAACACTCGGCGCCGGTGTGGCAGCTCAAGTGGGTGGAGCGAGACCGCGGTGCCCATGGCGATGAGCGCGGCGAGGTTCTGGTGTCGGTGTCGGCTGACGGCAGGGTCGTGCAGTGGTCCATCCGGAAGGGACTGGAGGCTTCAG ACCTGATGAAGCTTAAGCGCACGGCTGTGAAGCAGACGGGAGCGGGGAAGGGAAAGGAAGGAAGCAAGAAGAGCGAAGGTCTCATCTTCAGATTCGCCCCCGGACTCTGCTTCGACTTCAGTGCCAAGGACCCCAACAT CTACCTGGCAGGGACGGAGGAGGGCCACATCCACAAGTGTTCCTGTTCCTACAACGAGCAGTACCTGGACTCATATGCAGGGCACACG GGTCCAGTCTACAAGATCACGTGGTCGCCGTTTGCGCCCGACATCTTCCTGAGCTGCAGCGCCGATTGGAGCGTCCGACTCTggtcacatgacatgacatcACCAGCCATTAACTTCTTCTCCTCCACG CGCTCGGTGTACGATGTGTGCTGGTCGCCCTCATCATCCACTGTGTTTGGCTGCGTCAACGAAGGAGCCGTGGAGATCTGGGACCTGTCCGTCAGCAC GTTGGACCCCATCATCGTGAACGTGCCGAACCCCGGCATCAAGCTGTCTTGCATCTCCTTCACTCTCAATTCCGAT TGCGTATTGGTAGGTGCCAGTGATGGACAAGTCACTGTCTATAAGCTGAAGTGCATGCAGCCGACGCCCGACAACCAG GGCGGCGCCCTGAGGGACATTATCCAGGCCACCATGGCCTCCCAGCTGCAGAGCACGGGCAAGGCAGGCAAGAAGAAGGGCAGCGGGGAGTGA
- the LOC136426149 gene encoding mesoderm induction early response protein 1-like isoform X1: MTLVVRVRHTVPGDSSPESDREFNPSAEMLIDEIDDEQTLEEEEAQDSGDSNEVAELEKEGDMPLEQLLAMYGYSDDGPHPPSSDGEPDFPPPDLTLDKEQIARDLLPHETPEDREASSSLEFLSRLDGEGEANHRTLRPRTNGEGYSEDDDEDDEDYVPADDWKKDIQVGPDYQAKVPAGLSAYDESKPVPYDSEDRLLWDPTQLEDKQVESYLDEYASLAPGSPGMGAVPAGGHVRDDEQALFLLMQCEGDFQEALRRKRMQSVSPATEESLWSEEDCRNFESGLRMYGKDFHMIQKTRLPMKSVGDLVHFYYLWKKTERHDMFANHARLGKKKYNFHPGVTDYMDRLLDESESQASSRASSPNFSSSLKHKHLLSSMGSSGSGYIPSLADFNTGTPTIPVIDPNLATSSAGGFDLDGLGIQALSSLLNNDLGGNDLLEGQPLKKFKSDPEANGGLHASSRANHIFDGGEGGGKQGHEVTFTGISTAAMATISSSGLHTESLLMTSALRPSTAKSVESCSQ, encoded by the exons ATGACGCTTGTAGTTCGCGTCCGACAT aCCGTTCCGGGGGATTCGAGTCCAG AGTCGGACCGGGAGTTTAACCCGTCTGCGGAGATGCTGATCGATGAGATCGACGATGAGCAGAcgctggaggaggaggaggcacAGGACAGCGGCGACAGCAACGAGGTCGCCGAGCTGGAGAAG GAGGGTGACATGCCGTTGGAACAGCTGCTGGCCATGTATGGCTATTCCGATGACGGGCCGCACCCCCCCAGCAGTGACGGGGAGCCTGACTTCCCGCCGCCGGACCTGACGCTAGACAAGGAGCAGATTGCCCGCGACCTCCTGCCGCACGAGACGCCCGAGGACCGCGAAGCCTCGTCTTCGCTCGAGTTCTTATCCAGGCTGGACGGGGAGGGGGAAGCAAACCACAGGACGTTAAGAC CGAGAACCAATGGGGAAGGGTACTCTGAAgacgatgatgaggatgatgaagaTTATGTCCCTGCTGACGACTGGAAGAAG GATATCCAGGTGGGGCCGGACTACCAGGCCAAAGTCCCGGCCGGCCTGTCTGCGTACGACGAGTCCAAACCCGTCCCGTACGACAGCGAGGACAGGCTGCTGTGGGACCCAACCCAGCTGGAGGACAAGCAGG TGGAAAGCTACCTGGACGAGTACGCCTCCCTGGCCCCGGGGTCTCCGGGAATGGGCGCGGTCCCGGCTGGGGGCCATGTACGGGACGACGAACAG GCGCTGTTCCTGTTGATGCAGTGTGAAGGTGACTTCCAGGAGGCGCTCAGAAGGAAAAGGATGCAGTCCGTCAGCCCTGCCA CTGAGGAGAGTTTGTGGTCAGAGGAAGACTGTCGGAACTTTGAGAGTGGGCTGAGGATGTACGGCAAGGATTTCCACATGATACAGAAAACCAGG ctgcCGATGAAGTCCGTGGGGGACCTGGTCCATTTTTACTACCTGTGGAAGAAGACGGAGAGACACGACATGTTCGCCAACCACGCCCGGCTCGGCAAGAAGAAGTACAACTTCCACCCCGGCGTGAC GGACTACATGGACAGGCTACTGGATGAGAGCGAGAGCCAGGCCTCATCACGAGCCTCCAGCCCAAACTTCAGCTCCAGTCTGAAGCACAAACATCTGCTCAGCAGCATGGGCTCCAGCGGGTCGGGTTACATCCCCTCACTCGCCGACTTTAACACAG GCACCCCAACGATCCCTGTCATCGACCCCAACCTGGCGACCTCCAGCGCAGGTGGATTTGACCTTGACGGGCTGGGAATCCAGGCGCTCAGCTCCCTACTTAACAACGACCTTGGGGGAAATGACCTCCTGGAAGGACAGCCGCTGAAAAAGTTCAAGTCCGACCCGGAGGCGAACGGGGGTTTACACGCGAGCTCCCGTGCTAACCACATATTtgacggtggggaggggggtggcaaGCAAGGTCATGAAGTGACCTTTACAGGGATCAGCAcggctgccatggcaaccatctCGTCCTCCGGGCTGCACACGGAGAGCCTGCTGATGACGAGTGCGCTGCGGCCCAGCACAGCCAAGAGTGTGGAGTCCTGCAGTCAGTAA
- the LOC136426149 gene encoding mesoderm induction early response protein 1-like isoform X2: protein MAETVPGDSSPESDREFNPSAEMLIDEIDDEQTLEEEEAQDSGDSNEVAELEKEGDMPLEQLLAMYGYSDDGPHPPSSDGEPDFPPPDLTLDKEQIARDLLPHETPEDREASSSLEFLSRLDGEGEANHRTLRPRTNGEGYSEDDDEDDEDYVPADDWKKDIQVGPDYQAKVPAGLSAYDESKPVPYDSEDRLLWDPTQLEDKQVESYLDEYASLAPGSPGMGAVPAGGHVRDDEQALFLLMQCEGDFQEALRRKRMQSVSPATEESLWSEEDCRNFESGLRMYGKDFHMIQKTRLPMKSVGDLVHFYYLWKKTERHDMFANHARLGKKKYNFHPGVTDYMDRLLDESESQASSRASSPNFSSSLKHKHLLSSMGSSGSGYIPSLADFNTGTPTIPVIDPNLATSSAGGFDLDGLGIQALSSLLNNDLGGNDLLEGQPLKKFKSDPEANGGLHASSRANHIFDGGEGGGKQGHEVTFTGISTAAMATISSSGLHTESLLMTSALRPSTAKSVESCSQ, encoded by the exons ATGGCGGAG aCCGTTCCGGGGGATTCGAGTCCAG AGTCGGACCGGGAGTTTAACCCGTCTGCGGAGATGCTGATCGATGAGATCGACGATGAGCAGAcgctggaggaggaggaggcacAGGACAGCGGCGACAGCAACGAGGTCGCCGAGCTGGAGAAG GAGGGTGACATGCCGTTGGAACAGCTGCTGGCCATGTATGGCTATTCCGATGACGGGCCGCACCCCCCCAGCAGTGACGGGGAGCCTGACTTCCCGCCGCCGGACCTGACGCTAGACAAGGAGCAGATTGCCCGCGACCTCCTGCCGCACGAGACGCCCGAGGACCGCGAAGCCTCGTCTTCGCTCGAGTTCTTATCCAGGCTGGACGGGGAGGGGGAAGCAAACCACAGGACGTTAAGAC CGAGAACCAATGGGGAAGGGTACTCTGAAgacgatgatgaggatgatgaagaTTATGTCCCTGCTGACGACTGGAAGAAG GATATCCAGGTGGGGCCGGACTACCAGGCCAAAGTCCCGGCCGGCCTGTCTGCGTACGACGAGTCCAAACCCGTCCCGTACGACAGCGAGGACAGGCTGCTGTGGGACCCAACCCAGCTGGAGGACAAGCAGG TGGAAAGCTACCTGGACGAGTACGCCTCCCTGGCCCCGGGGTCTCCGGGAATGGGCGCGGTCCCGGCTGGGGGCCATGTACGGGACGACGAACAG GCGCTGTTCCTGTTGATGCAGTGTGAAGGTGACTTCCAGGAGGCGCTCAGAAGGAAAAGGATGCAGTCCGTCAGCCCTGCCA CTGAGGAGAGTTTGTGGTCAGAGGAAGACTGTCGGAACTTTGAGAGTGGGCTGAGGATGTACGGCAAGGATTTCCACATGATACAGAAAACCAGG ctgcCGATGAAGTCCGTGGGGGACCTGGTCCATTTTTACTACCTGTGGAAGAAGACGGAGAGACACGACATGTTCGCCAACCACGCCCGGCTCGGCAAGAAGAAGTACAACTTCCACCCCGGCGTGAC GGACTACATGGACAGGCTACTGGATGAGAGCGAGAGCCAGGCCTCATCACGAGCCTCCAGCCCAAACTTCAGCTCCAGTCTGAAGCACAAACATCTGCTCAGCAGCATGGGCTCCAGCGGGTCGGGTTACATCCCCTCACTCGCCGACTTTAACACAG GCACCCCAACGATCCCTGTCATCGACCCCAACCTGGCGACCTCCAGCGCAGGTGGATTTGACCTTGACGGGCTGGGAATCCAGGCGCTCAGCTCCCTACTTAACAACGACCTTGGGGGAAATGACCTCCTGGAAGGACAGCCGCTGAAAAAGTTCAAGTCCGACCCGGAGGCGAACGGGGGTTTACACGCGAGCTCCCGTGCTAACCACATATTtgacggtggggaggggggtggcaaGCAAGGTCATGAAGTGACCTTTACAGGGATCAGCAcggctgccatggcaaccatctCGTCCTCCGGGCTGCACACGGAGAGCCTGCTGATGACGAGTGCGCTGCGGCCCAGCACAGCCAAGAGTGTGGAGTCCTGCAGTCAGTAA
- the LOC136426150 gene encoding dynein axonemal intermediate chain 4-like isoform X1, whose protein sequence is MSASAKGRSKAPSMAGGAPQKSMLRSTFQHTKSSMMVGSTRSQVAGSSSKKSVVLDDGKGGVTQRSKGPNVVVLDDAGNDVTPQPLLAVDPNAPHHTQSKLFGQGGTDSSSVGTPTDFMSQASIYQTGTGTASVFGAPFSRSVMGSVSRISGQSTATDQSFGDEISEAGSHDLAPGLSSVKTRREEVKEVLTEADLDLSVPIRLTESDTIWILDLVGTCVANDSENADGIRARNEKYKELCKNRVGNDRYMERGMQTFNDAPKNKEVQAEKVELIDTGINASEWDMHDTYQDLAAKDKEKSGEADADQDLISRPTSKKADLEETSVEGSMRQGSALSGQSGRESRASLMGSSMQVSQFEIAETPAPPALPEKDGTVDGVIDDADHPLLKTESLQHDLFVMERVVVQNIFQPKQAAYRGMDELTDVDREVPDEPPPTAGSMSITQMGPNLERLWIYHCELTDGRNVSCLSWNKANPDLIAVGYGQFGFNDQKGGLACCWSLKNPKYPERVYHCALGVVSMDFSYQNPSLLAVGLYDGTVAIYNVRSQEDSPVLDSFQSGQDHVKNSENAGKHSAPVWQLKWVERDRGAHGDERGEVLVSVSADGRVVQWSIRKGLEASDLMKLKRTAVKQTGAGKGKEGSKKSEGLIFRFAPGLCFDFSAKDPNIYLAGTEEGHIHKCSCSYNEQYLDSYAGHTGPVYKITWSPFAPDIFLSCSADWSVRLWSHDMTSPAINFFSSTRSVYDVCWSPSSSTVFGCVNEGAVEIWDLSVSTLDPIIVNVPNPGIKLSCISFTLNSDCVLVGASDGQVTVYKLKCMQPTPDNQGGALRDIIQATMASQLQSTGKAGKKKGSGE, encoded by the exons ATGTCAGCGTCAGCCAAGGGAAGGAGTAAGGCGCCCAGCATGGCAGG ggGTGCTCCCCAGAAGAGCATGCTCCGCAGCACGTTCCAGCACACCAAGAGCTCCATGATGGTGGGCTCCACGCGCAGCCAGGTCGCAGGGTCAAGCAGCAAGAAGAGCGTGGTGTTGGATGATGGGAAGGGTGGGGTGACGCAGCGCAGCAAGGGGCCAAATGTGGTTGTCCTTGATGATGCGGGGAACGACGTGACGCCCCAGCCGCTGCTGGCCGTGGACCCGAACGCGCCGCATCACACGCAGAGCAAGCTGTTCGGGCAGGGCGGCACCGACTCATCATCTGTGGGAACT cccACTGACTTCATGTCGCAGGCTTCCATCTACCAGACTGGCACAGGAACGGCCAGCGTGTTCGGCGCTCCTTTCTCCAG GTCGGTGATGGGCAGCGTCTCTCGGATCTCCGGACAGTCCACAGCAACAGACCAGTCCTTCGGCGACGAGATCTCGGAGGCGGGATCCCACGACCTTGCCCCTGGGCTGTCCA gtGTGAAGACGCGGCGTGAGGAAGTGAAGGAGGTTCTGACGGAGGCAGATCTGGATCTCTCAGTGCCGATCCGGCTGACGGAGAGCGATACGATCTGGATCCTGGATCTGGTCGGGACGTGCGTAGCCAACGACAGCGAGAACGCCGACGGGATCCGGGCCAGGAATGAGAAGTACAAGGAG CTGTGTAAGAACCGTGTAGGGAACGACCGATACATGGAGAGGGGCATGCAGACCTTCAACGATGCACCGAAGAACAAGGAGGTGCAGGCGGAGAAAGTGGAGCTGATC GACACGGGCATCAATGCCTCCGAGTGGGACATGCATGACACTTATCAGGACCTGGCAGCTAAAGACAAGG AAAAGTCCGGAGAGGCGGATGCGGACCAGGACCTGATCAGCCGACCCACCAGCAAGAAGGCCGACCTGGAGGAGACTTCTGTGGAGGGGTCGATGCGGCAAGGGTCGGCTCTGTCGGGGCAAAGTGGGAGGG AGAGCCGTGCCAGCCTGATGGggtccagcatgcaggtgtcgCAGTTCGAGATTGCGGAGACGCCCGCGCCGCCAGCGCTGCCAGAGAAGGACGGAACCGTTGATGGGGTCATCGATGATGCCGACCATCCCCTCCTCAAG ACGGAGAGCCTGCAGCACGACTTGTTTGTCATGGAGAGGGTCGTGGTGCAGAACATCTTCCAGCCCAAACAGGCAGCGTACAGAGGCATGGACGAGctcacag acGTGGACCGTGAGGTTCCGGACGAGCCCCCTCCCACGGCCGGCTCCATGTCCATCACACAGATGGGCCCCAACCTGGAGCGGCTCTGGATCTACCACTGCGAGCTGACGGACGGCAGGAACGTCAGCTGCCTGTCCTGGAACAAGGCGAACCCG GACCTGATCGCCGTGGGTTACGGCCAGTTTGGGTTCAACGACCAGAAAGGCGGGCTGGCCTGCTGCTGGTCTCTCAAGAACCCCAAG TACCCAGAGAGAGTGTACCACTGTGCCTTGGGGGTGGTCAGCATGGACTTCTCCTACCAGAACCCCAGTCTGCTGGCC GTGGGGCTGTACGACGGaactgttgccatctacaatgTGAGGAGCCAGGAGGACTCACCTGTGCTGGACAGCTT TCAGTCCGGACAGGACCACGTCAAAAACAG tgagAACGCAGGGAAACACTCGGCGCCGGTGTGGCAGCTCAAGTGGGTGGAGCGAGACCGCGGTGCCCATGGCGATGAGCGCGGCGAGGTTCTGGTGTCGGTGTCGGCTGACGGCAGGGTCGTGCAGTGGTCCATCCGGAAGGGACTGGAGGCTTCAG ACCTGATGAAGCTTAAGCGCACGGCTGTGAAGCAGACGGGAGCGGGGAAGGGAAAGGAAGGAAGCAAGAAGAGCGAAGGTCTCATCTTCAGATTCGCCCCCGGACTCTGCTTCGACTTCAGTGCCAAGGACCCCAACAT CTACCTGGCAGGGACGGAGGAGGGCCACATCCACAAGTGTTCCTGTTCCTACAACGAGCAGTACCTGGACTCATATGCAGGGCACACG GGTCCAGTCTACAAGATCACGTGGTCGCCGTTTGCGCCCGACATCTTCCTGAGCTGCAGCGCCGATTGGAGCGTCCGACTCTggtcacatgacatgacatcACCAGCCATTAACTTCTTCTCCTCCACG CGCTCGGTGTACGATGTGTGCTGGTCGCCCTCATCATCCACTGTGTTTGGCTGCGTCAACGAAGGAGCCGTGGAGATCTGGGACCTGTCCGTCAGCAC GTTGGACCCCATCATCGTGAACGTGCCGAACCCCGGCATCAAGCTGTCTTGCATCTCCTTCACTCTCAATTCCGAT TGCGTATTGGTAGGTGCCAGTGATGGACAAGTCACTGTCTATAAGCTGAAGTGCATGCAGCCGACGCCCGACAACCAG GGCGGCGCCCTGAGGGACATTATCCAGGCCACCATGGCCTCCCAGCTGCAGAGCACGGGCAAGGCAGGCAAGAAGAAGGGCAGCGGGGAGTGA